One genomic region from Tripterygium wilfordii isolate XIE 37 chromosome 20, ASM1340144v1, whole genome shotgun sequence encodes:
- the LOC119987248 gene encoding disease resistance response protein 206-like gives MAPKNCVVLVFFFFLAISSCSAYETKKKQYKPCKELVLFFHDILYNGKNEQNATAVIVAAPEGFNRTILANQFHFGNIVVFDDPITVDNNLHSPSIGRAQGMYIYDTKNTFTSWFGLSFFFNSTQHQGSINFVGADPILVKARDISVVGGTGDFFMHRGIATLMTDAFEGEVYFRLRVDIKFYECW, from the coding sequence ATGGCACCAAAAAATTGCGTTGTCcttgtcttctttttcttccttgctATATCTTCATGTTCTGCTtatgaaactaaaaaaaaacagtacAAACCCTGCAAGGAATTGGTCTTGTTCTTCCATGACATTCTCTACAATGGCAAGAATGAACAGAATGCCACGGCGGTTATCGTGGCCGCACCGGAAGGGTTCAACCGGACGATACTGGCGAATCAGTTCCATTTTGGGAACATTGTGGTGTTTGATGACCCAATCACAGTTGATAACAATCTTCACTCACCATCAATCGGAAGGGCTCAAGGGATGTACATCTATGACACAAAAAACACCTTCACTTCTTGGTTtggtctttcttttttcttcaatagTACACAACACCAAGGGAGCATCAACTTTGTCGGTGCCGATCCGATTCTGGTGAAGGCTAGAGACATCTCTGTGGTGGGTGGAACTGGAGATTTCTTCATGCATAGAGGAATTGCAACTTTGATGACTGATGCGTTTGAAGGTGAAGTCTATTTTCGGCTCCGGGTTGACATTAAATTTTACGAGTGTtggtaa